In Camelina sativa cultivar DH55 chromosome 17, Cs, whole genome shotgun sequence, the genomic stretch CAGTTTCTATGAATATGTTTATTACCAACAACAATCTCTAAATAAGTAGTTCTCATATGCAGGCTTAATTGAATAGTCGAGATATTGCTAAACAGAGAAGATGTCAATATTTGCAGACCAAAAACATCATAGCTAACAACGAGTTTTATTATTTGCAGGAACCATTGTGAAAGGAGCTGCTCTTTTACATGAGGAAGGTGCACGTGAGGTTTACGCTTGCTGCACGCACGCGGTTTTCAGGTTTGACCCATTAGCTCGATTTCACCAAACTTTTTCTCCCTTTCATTTTTAGATAAACCTCTGATGAGAGACTATTTGCTTGAATGAATCAATGTGACAGTCCACCTGCAATAGAGCGGTTATCAAGCGGTTTGCTGCAAGAAGTGATAGTGACGAACACTTTACCGGTAGCGGAGAAGAATTACTTCCCACAGTTAACGATTTTATCGGTGGCTAATCTTCTGGGTGAGACCATTTGGCGTGTCCATGATGATAGCTCCGTTAGTAGCATTTTCCTTTGATACTTGTCTTTGATGTTCGGTTTAGGATCGGTTTAcccaaactcttttttttttggttctacgtcttcttcttcttcacagttTCTACTTTCTTCTAGTCTAACCATGCATGTTTTGCATCTCTTTCTGACCCAAATTTCATCACTTGTCTGAGTtctacctttttcttcttttttagtttagagttgttatcaataatatttaaaaaaattcatactttgaataaaaattattcaaaacaattacaCCTTGGTGTAAACATTATTTCTCATGATTTATTGAGAAATTTCTATAATAATTTCCACAATTGATGTAtgtaattacaaattttttatatgcTACCACTCACCTTAAATAGGCCCAAAAATTTGGCCCATCAGATGTTAAAACATTTATTGAATTGGAAAATTAGAATGGATGGattggttaaaataaaaatggtcagaagattagggttttcttaaGCTACCCTGTCTCTTggcatataaataaatagtctTTACATCGCCGCTTGAAACAGAtaagtgtttcttcttcttctgctatcCTCTGGTCCCTCTCTAGATTCATTAGTTTTAATATCTATTAATTGGTTTTCAATTCTTGCCGTAGTATAGCGCTGTGATGAATAAAACCGTGTGCCAGAGATGAAGTTAAATACTTCATCGCTGACGGCAAACACAACCCTCTAAGAAGTTCTGAGCTTTTCTCTTTCGTTTTAtacaattttgattttattagttattaggGGAGTCGAAGTGATGATAAAGAATTCACAGTCTGTCAATCCACTGACAACATTTGAGTGATGTTATTGTGATATCTCGACAGGTTCTGATCGACTCTCTAtagtttttttagatttgaaactgtttttttctttagtgttaattggatttttttgggGGCAGATGATGAACAATAATGAAACAAATGGGTAATTTGCGACTGATTATTATATTGATGTGAATTTTTCACCTTGGAGAACTGATGTCCcaatctctctcatcttctagattttgttattttatgaaTTAGTTTGATTAGTGtttgaaaaatagaaaagaaaagccAATTAGCAGAGCAAGGGCGTCTAGTTAAAATGGCGTGAATTGCCTTGAAGGTTGGCGATAACAAGTCTAATTGCGATTCTCCGTGCCTATCAAACTTTGTTTTCGGTATTGATAATGGCCTCGAACAAGTCGCtacattgcttttttttttttcctttaaaaacttATCACTAGATTTTTTCAATTGACGATCAGATAATCCCGGTTTGAAGATTCGATTACTTGGATCATTATTTCAGAATACATAACCCAAAAGGCTTTTGGAACGAGAATTGTCGAAGCTAATGTTGGAGCCAAATAAATTGGAATTATTATTAGACAAACAAATAGTAGTCGAAGCTAATGTTGGATCATTGTTGAAGCTAATGTTTGAACGAGAATTGTCGAAACTAATGTTGGATCATTGTTGATGCTAATGTTGGAACGAGAATTGTCGAAACTAATGTTGGAGCCAAATAAATTGGAATTATTATTAGACAATAGTTGTTTGGTTAACTTAAATTGCAACCAAGATAAAAGcacaattaaaccaaaatcaaagaatcTGGTCTATTAGAccaatttgtttaaatttgCAACCAAGTTGAACACATTTGTTAACCGTGAATGGCATCAACACTGACCCGGCTCGTCAACGAATTTCAAATAATCACAACATGCCGTGTAACTTTTGAAAGTATTCTCTGCCTTTGAATTGTAGCCAAATCCTTCCTTTATTTGCTAATGtgtaatactataattttttgttgttcatcTTAATTTTTCATTGATATATTATCGAATCCTAATTAGGACAATGTAATAcgtttgaaattatatttactacataaaaatgaatttctcgttaccattttttttgttctccaaTCTCCACAGTTTAGTTAAAAAACAATACAATGAAGTGATGCCTTCAAATTTTCTGTAGAATCAGCTCCACATGTTTTACATTAATTTCATGTATACGTATTTAGGCTATATACAAATtcttaattaaaatcaaacattgTGAAAGcataataaaaattcaataacatCAGGAGAAATTTATCTTTATACAATTTAGTGCAAATTTATGTAACTTTCACATTAAGAGACAAAAATGATAcataaattactaaattaagaTAACCGGATCATATTTGAATAAGAACGgcttaattttatttagttaattcaacaaacatattttgttttaaggaaattagGTTTAGTTATACTCATATGATAActcttctaagttctaacacCTCATCATGccttatttattctttttaatttgaaaataataaaaaatgattacaCCATTCATTAACTCttcattatttatataaattttgatatatgacttattaattgcatatattacataaataaatagaattcatttcttatatatatatatatatcatatatctaTGTGTAGGACTAGTTAAAATGAgttttagttaaatttattggttactttttaaaagaaatacaaaattccaaatcaagataaattttctttgtttattaaatcatttagaggtatcaaaataatttctttatttttgtattttagataattaatcaaaaataagcATTAAACTATCAATTaataagaaaagttaaaatatgggataaattgttcaaaaaaatctcTAATGGTTTTTATGTATCAACGATTatgctttttatatataacaaataacatcatataatctagtttgatatcattaaataaaaaatcaagtttatcattaaaaaaaaattgtcaaacgatttattaaattttcttatgctgtttaacataatttattaatttatattaatttattaaaaataaatatagatataaaaatatgggacttgttaatttatatttcaaTAATCGTTTGATGGCAAAGCGCAACAGATGGTCCAACGAACAGAGAATCAAGAACAGAGGTGAACATATCAAAcgatttattgatttatatatttttttaatgtatctACAATGTCACTGCCTCGTATCTTGATACATTTACCAATTGACCGTATAAGAATAAGAACTAACAAGAAATGAAGCATGTAAAGATATTAAATTTCAAAGAGTCAATGAAAAATTTACAAGTAATTCTTGTAATAATTGAGTAAagatttgttataataattcttATCAATCATTCTTCAGAATATGACAAAtgtaaattgtatattttttgtaCAAGTGTATCTTGTTGAATGggtatttgattttgatatttagaGTGATTGTTAAACTAAAATAGTAATACTTATTATTGTGTATATTACATATAGTTTGTTTCATTACCACTGCTCACTAATACTTGAAAATTTAAgagttttgtttcattatttgtttcataactaTCAAAAATTTTACATAGGAGATGAGATATGAGGAtcatatattaacatttttgaattaatgtatattttgggttctaccccttaatatatctttattaaaaaattatttacaacattaatctATACAAAATTGCGCtaaaaaaataactgaaataTAGCAAATTGAcaaaatttatctaaaaatcGCACCATATCTATATACTTTGCTAAAATCTCtctataaaatcaattaaaattactaaaaaacatatataaccgATTTTCGCTTGAAATATCTTTACCATCTCCCTAAATAAATGAAGTAATCAATAAGTTTCTTAAAATCTCTTTATCACCTCTCTACAAAATCAATTAGCTTACTAAAATTGACAACAGTAATATAGATACAATCCTATTTTTTCATCATCCATTTAACAACTAATATTTTCAGGTtgttcgaaaaaaaaaaaaacaactaatatTTTCAAacgattttttaaatttttgaaaaaagaaatacattgaATTCTTTATCTCTTATTTGGGAATGTAATATTGttctacaaaaatatatttcgatttaattcttttttcacattctcacaaacaaacacaacatacAGCGtgaattataaataattaaaataaatatagaccGTGGTACATCGCAagttaaaatagaaaatttaaatcaataactattaaaaatgtttatgatTACTTTGATTTTCACTGAACTTGTTAATGGAACTTGATATGATTCTTTTTACATTAGTTTAATAAGGTACAATACATGTGAAGTTATAATACTTACCGAATAAGCCTTTACGTTAAGTAATGAGCATTTCAGAGAACAACACGTTAGGTCTCTTGTAGCACCGAAGCGGCACAAAACGGCATGTGGTGGACTTATAAACCAGTCTATGCCTCTATGGATTTACAGAAACTAAACATTGTTCGAACTCACTAGTCACTAAAATGTGATTATAAACATAAAACTCCTTCTAACATTTCTTCGTAAGAACGTTTAGTTGTTTACCCATCTCTAATCGTTGGTTTCCCACATTTACGTATCCTGTGTAGAAACCTCAGGAAAGAGTGTAATTTGCAGGTTGAATTATCAAGATAGGTAGCTACTTTTATGTAATCGATTACTTGGAACCCACACAATAAACCTAAGAACTCTTGATGTATCCCAATCGAACATCAACAGCTGCACAAAACAGAAGTTCTACACAACTGCTGCATAAACTCTCATATCCACAAAACTCAATAACCCAATAACATTTTACAGATATACTATTTCAAAGCTTCGAATTCGAATCGCAGTTTCATCAAAAAGGATGGCGAAAATAAAAGCATAACCAAGAGGAATAGCGAAGATTTTTTATCAGGACAGAGTAATGATGAAACTGCAGAGAAGCTGCCATCTGAGGATCTCTGAGCAGAGCAAAACTTATGTATCTTCATACCCAACTTTATCATATGGATGTTACAGTTTATAAAATTGGACCTAATCTGCCTAATTGGCTATGGTTTTATAATGTATAACAAGCAAAATTTCTGGCgtataaaatagaaagaacGTGGAACATGAAGCGATTGAATTTCAAATATAGTAAGAAATATAGGACTGAATCAGCAGAAACTGGGAACCAAGATGAATATTCATAATGGTAAATCCTTACAAAGACTACACAGACACAACAAATGAGTTTTGAGACCGTGACTAGGTTGATTAGAGATCTCAGATGCTAGAGTCATCATCAACCCAGaaacaagaaccctaatttaacTGACACTCTTGATTTGTTAcacacaggaaaaaaaaagtaaaagacagGAAAAGAGAATTGACTGAACTTTTCAAGACTTTTAAACTGGACTCACATTATGGTGCATCGGCCCTTCTCTTCGTTTGGTTGCGCTGGCATTTGCTGGAACCGATGTGACTCAGAGGGATTGTATGTGAACTCAGATGTGTCAAGCCCATACTGTttccaacaaaaagaaaacaccatCAATGAATCTCGGTATCGTGTTAATGCTTTTATCCTTCTTATTGCAGCACAACATATTACTCATCTTACCTTTTCCCTCATACGTGCACTCCAAGGGTCACTGCGGCTCGGGCGTTGGTCCAAAGTAGGAGCAACTGGGACACCGGTGACAGGGGTAGCTTGACGGTTGATGAATGGCTGTCTGATTTGTTGCCTTGGAGCAATAAACTCATCATCACTGTCATACTCTGGTGGTGAATTAGCTGACCTAACCATAAGGGCAAGCAAGAAAAGCAAAGCCTGCAAGATAAATAAGACAGCATTAAGAGTTTTTATAGGTAAATCATACAACAGTCTACAAGCCATCGGTGTTTCGCCTTAatctttataattaaacaaacgagaagagaagaaatgatCAAAAGTTCTTAAAGTTGCCTGCTCTTACCTCAAAAACAACTGCTCCTAGAGCTACCCATCTTACAATCATCCAATTCTCTCTCAGGAAGTTATATATTGTCTCAAAGTTCCCAGTCCTGTCTGAAGGAATTTCCTAGAAAAACAATTATACAAAATGGTTAGATATGTACATAAATAGTGGATCATGTCTGGTTATATAATCCGAAAAGGCAATCTAGGCGAAGAGAAAaatacacaagaaaaaaaagacaactcaCCTCTCTCCAGCTGTGGTCGAAGAATATAAATGCTGCAACTCCAAGCTCCACCAAGATCAATAAGATCAGAAGCAGAGAGTACTATTCTCAATTAAGGAAATAGAACATTTTATCATAACAAGGATATAAGTTATATGATATAACTAAAGTTCAAGGCATCAGAACTATAACACAACAAGGTCTTAATAATATAATTCCACAAGTCCTTATCTAGAACGAAATGttggataagaaaaaaaagaagcacatTCAGCAATCAGGATACACAAGATAAGCAGCAGACGCTCCTCGAACAAGTACCAACGCAGCCACAGCAAGAAATAACAAAGAGAGCCACACCAATACCAATGAACAAGTATATGAACCTGCATTTACATGATAAAACATTAAGACGACTTTTGTTTCGGACCCAACATACTAAGCTAGTGAAAGACAATAACCAGTAGGGGACAAACACATACCAGGCTTTTGGAAGATTGTCAAAGACATTAGAAGAAAGTGTCACAGCCATAAGCAATGGCCTCCCAAATGAGATGTAACTTTGATCGCCATTTACCGGATCGAATGTACCAGAGGAGTTATCGGTAGCTCTCTTGTACTCAACAAACAAGTAGATACCATAACCAATCATGCCAAGTCCAACAACAGCCAGAAGGAAGTTGAGTAACTTCAACAAACACTCCAAACAACCTCTACAAgccattctctttttttttttttttccgcttTATATAGAACTGCTATATGGGTTTACTCAAGCTTTTCCCTTTATTTCATCAGTCTCAAGTAATTCtcctaaaacacacaaaaacacaatcTTTAGATCAATTAATTTGACAATACACGAAACtacaattgagttttttttttttttttttaaatgtagtCCCCCAAATTCGATTGACTATTTCATGAAACAAGCCTCGTATGAGAGATATACCAAATCTAATATTCTCTAATCGAGATAAGAAACGATCAAATCACAGGGAGTTAATCTAATCTAAGCTTGGACTGGGTTTTATGATTTCCACGAATTCAgtaaattaacaacaacaacaacaacaacaaaagaaaaatcatagaacGAATGAGTTAAGATCGAGCCTCGAGgtgaacaaaatccaaaattaagcGATCGAAGCAAAGAGATTGAAAACTTACGGAGAATTGTTTAAAGATGATTCTTCGATCTTTGCGATGATTGAATTTTTATGGGTTCTTGTCGtcgagagaggaggaagaaggggATGATGAAATCGAAGgacgggaatttttttttttcttttttggtttggaaTTTTTGATGTAATACTGATGCCAGCTGGCAATTTAAAAAATGAAGATGGACtgacaaaattaaaagaaataggCCATTttaagcttctcttttttttgttttgcagaagCCCAAGTACATCTTTACTACGTGTCGCTGATTTACAAatacacaaattatttttttcctttctgtcggcaatttaaaattagttttgtgtGGAATGgaatgtactatatatatattatagacaGTGTcctaaaaacatttaaaaaatcttttttgtttgaagttttaCTAAATAAATCCAAATGTATTTATTATCTGTGTATCTGTGGTTTCTCTGAATATATGTCATCAacatttttcagtttttttagtaattttaatattcaaatgtATACGATGACTCCACCacagatttaataatttgtCGATTTTTGGTGATTGGTCAAACTTTCATCTATTCTATAAtccaataaacaaaataaagattcCGAgactccatatatatatatatatttttcttgagaTTTATTATCTACACAAAAAGTTggcttacaaaaaaaaaaaaaatgccaatgTAGTACATAAACCGGAGTTGCAATTTGAGTTAAACTTGAACTCTTAACTCCGGAGTTTTTGTGTCGGACAGGACCGAACTACAAgtactttcaagtttcaaaccGTCTCGGAGTTCGTTTGACACACACACCttttataaagttaaaaaaaccaGTGTTACCCACACGTGGCCCGGTCAATGTTAAAAAAGGTTTACGATGAGCTCGACTACAGCtgataaaagataaaagttccaatattacaaaaacagaattgtttatatatatatattttttttatatatatatattgtttatatatatatataatatacttttgGCTCTTTCTCTTCTGATTACATTggcatttgatttttttttttttttcttcttttttctctcttagcGTTCAGCTTTTTCTTGTGGAAGGACTTGTGTTAATGGCAGACTTACCTGGATACCTGCGCACTTGTTTGGATATGGGGAAGATAGCTTTCTTAGCAATCTTAGTATCAACAGGGATCGTGTTGCAGATTCTGGTATAATCCACCCCTGAGAGATTCTTATACTGTTTGTAAACCACCATAGATTCATACTTGTTTTTAAAACACTTTGTTTGTTTGCTAATTTTGTTCTAGGCTTGTGCTCTGTTCAATAACTGGTGGCCAATGCTAAGTGGTGAGTGAATTATAACCTGCCTGGCTTGATCTTTAACCGTTTTGACAATCAGTTGGATTTTGATGAACTAAGTACCCTAACTGTGAATTTTCAATCCTGTTTGGTAAAGTAAGAAATGTAAGTGGACTTTATCTTGTTTCTAGTTAATCTTAAATCTTTTAATTTGCAGTTATAATGTACGTGCTCCTCCCAATGCCTTTACTCTTCTTTGCTGGATCAGACAGTTCATCTCTATTCAACGACTCAGATAACAGGTGCGcaatttacatatataacagTCTccattgtttgtttcttctgtttgtATTTTACACAtgaacattttttgtttgtattttcaGCTGGATCAATGCAGCCAAGTTCTTGACTGGTGCATCAGCAGTTGGAAGCGTCGCCATACCTTCGATTCTTAAACACGCTGGACTCATCGGTTGGGGTGCATTAGCCCTTGATCTCTCATCATACGTTGTCTTCCTCATCGCTATTTTGGGATACATTTGCATAGGAGATGCCAGTGACAACTATTACAGCTACATttagaaacacacacacaaatatcaTCATGAGTTTCAAGCTCAAAGTCTCAGCCTTTTCGAACGAGAAATCTCTTGTTGCGACGGAATCGTTCAGCTGATTGGAAAtttcacaagttttttttttgtgtcaagtgtgtgtatatgtatatgattgCATGGTTTGTAAGAtgaagttttataaggttttgtttcctttatgTATAGGAAACAGATTTTATTATTTGGGAATATATAAagtctcttctttgttttttttttttgaaaaatgtgaaAAACGAAAAGCTTTACTAAACCATCTCTCAATTGAGAAGCTGAGAACAATTGTATGAATGCGAGCTCTCTGTGTTAAGAAAGTTTGTTGCTTTCTCTCGAAACTATCTCTCAATTCTTCGATTTCTCGTCGTCGATTCTTTGGAAACCATAGTCGTGGGTTCTCTAATGAAGAAGCTCTTATACTACGTCGTTTATCTGAGGGAGGTCTTGTACATGCACGCCACTTGCTCGACAAAATTCCTCAGAGGAAGTAATAGCCGTGTCATTTACTGGACATCGCTTCTTACGAAATACGCGAAAGCTGGATACTTGGATGAAGCACGGGTTTTGTTTGAGGTTATGCCGGAGAGGAGTATCGTCACTTGCAATGCGATGTTGACGGGTTATGTTAAACGTAGGAGAGTGAAAGATGCTTGGACCTTGTTTAGGGAAATGCCCAAGAACGTTGTTTCGTGGACTGTTATGCTTACTGCGCTTTGTGATGATGGAAGGAGTGATGATGCGGTTGAgttgttcgatgaaatgcctgagagaAACGTTGTTTCGTGGAACACGTTGGTTACGGGTTTAAGTAGGAATGGGGATATGGAGAAGGCGAGACAGGTGTTTGATGCTATGCCTTTACGAGATATTGTGTCGTGGAACGCTATGATTAAAGGGTATATTGAGAATGATGTGATGGAGGAAGCGAAAGTATTGTTTGAGAATATGAGTGAGAAGAATGTTGTTACTTGGACGAGTATGGTTTATGGTTATTGTCGATGTCGTGATGTTCATGAAGCGTATAGACTGTTCTGTGAAATGCCGGAGAGAAATGTTGTTTCTTGGACAGCTATGATTAGTGGGTTTGCTTGGAATGAGTTTTATAGAGAAGCTTTGCTGCTTTTTCTTGAAATGAAGAAGGATCTTGATGCAATATTACCAAATGGTGAGACTCTTATCTCTCTTGCTTATGCTTGTGGTGGTCTTGGTGTTGGATTCCGCCGTCTTGGCGAGCAGTTGCATGCACAAGTTATATCTAATGGTTGGGAAAGTGTGGATCACGATGGAAGGTTGGTGAAGAGTCTTGTTCATATGTATGCATCTTCTGGTTTGATTGCTTCAGCGCAGTCTCTGCTCAATGAAAGCTTTGATTTGCAGTCTTGTAACATTATTATCAACGGTTATCTAAAAAATGGGGATTTGGAGCGAGCTGAAACTCTGTTCAAGAGAGTGGAGAGCTTACACGACAAAGTATCGTGGACATCGATGATCGATGGATATCTATACGTGGGTGATGTATCCAGGGCCTTTGATCTGTTTCAGAAACTTCACGACAAAGATGGGGTTACATGGACGGTTATGATCTCAGGTCTTGTCCGAAACGAGCTTTTTGCAGAAGCTTCATCCCTACTGTCAGATATGGTGAGATGTGGTCTGAAACCGTTGAACTCGACTTACTCTGTTCTTCTTGGTTCTGCGGGAGCCACTTCGAATCTCGATCAAGGGAAGCATTTACACTGTGTAATTGCAAAAACCACAGCTTGCTATGATCCTGATCTCATCCTTCAAAACTCTCTTGTCTCTATGTACGCTAAATGCGGAGCCATAGAAGATGCTTATGAGATATTCTCAAAGATGCTCCGGAAAGATACAGTTTCATGGAACTCCATGATCATGGGGTTATCACATCACGGCTTAGCGGATAAAGCCTTAGAACTGTTCAGTGAGATGATTGATTCGGGGATGAACCTGAACTCTGTAACGTTTCTTGTAGTCCTCTCAGCTTGTAGCCACTCTGGACTCATCACCAAAGGCTTACAACTATTCAAAGCGATGAAAGAAACCTATTCCATCCAGCCCGGAATCGAGCATTACATCTCGATGATAGACCTTTTAGGCAGAGCCGGAAAACTAAGAGAAGCAGAGGACTTCATCTCAGCCCTGCCTTTCACTCCAGACCATACGGTCTACGGCGCATTACTAGGCTTATGCGGGCTCAACTGGAGAGATAGAGATGCAGGAGGCATAGCGGAACGAGCTGCAATGCGGTTGCTAGAGCTTGACCCAGGCAATGCACCGGGACATGTGGCGCTATGCAACGTGTATGCGGGATTAGGGAGGCATGAGATGGAGAAGGAGACGAGGAAAGAGATGGGATTAAAAGGAGTGAAGAAGACACCAGGATGTAGTTGGATTGTCGTAAATGGAAGAGCTAACGTGTTTCTCTCTGGTGATAAGTCTGCAAGTGAGGCCGCTCAGATGATTTTGCCAATCTTTTGTGGTAATGAAATgattgaggaggaagaagagaaaccgCTGACTCTATCCCATTGCTGAGAGTTAAAAGCATATATGTTCGAAAGAACATTTCTTCCGAATCAACTCATGACAGCTAGAGCTAGAGTTAAACTGAGTCCAATCAGCATTCAAGTTAGTATGCTCGAAGCAgtcaaaactaatttattttgcCATACAGGCTCAGAAATTTATTGTGAGCAAAATACacgaaaatatagaaaaagtaaatgaaaaaagcaaccaaagaaaatataaattaacttgtgattttgctttctctcttttaccTCCAGGAATCAGGACCAAGCTGGGAAAATAAGTACAATGCAATGGCCAAGGATCAACCACCGAATCCAATTGTGTTTTACTGATCAACTTGTTTTCCCTCACAACATAGATCCAAGCCCGACCGTTTTCATCGCAAGAACAAATGACGAGCCTTTTACCGTCGAT encodes the following:
- the LOC104757611 gene encoding vacuolar protein sorting-associated protein 55 homolog, which translates into the protein MADLPGYLRTCLDMGKIAFLAILVSTGIVLQILACALFNNWWPMLSVIMYVLLPMPLLFFAGSDSSSLFNDSDNSWINAAKFLTGASAVGSVAIPSILKHAGLIGWGALALDLSSYVVFLIAILGYICIGDASDNYYSYI
- the LOC104757609 gene encoding tobamovirus multiplication protein 2A-like, with product MACRGCLECLLKLLNFLLAVVGLGMIGYGIYLFVEYKRATDNSSGTFDPVNGDQSYISFGRPLLMAVTLSSNVFDNLPKAWFIYLFIGIGVALFVISCCGCVGTCSRSVCCLSCYSLLLILLILVELGVAAFIFFDHSWREEIPSDRTGNFETIYNFLRENWMIVRWVALGAVVFEALLFLLALMVRSANSPPEYDSDDEFIAPRQQIRQPFINRQATPVTGVPVAPTLDQRPSRSDPWSARMREKYGLDTSEFTYNPSESHRFQQMPAQPNEEKGRCTIM